A single genomic interval of Helianthus annuus cultivar XRQ/B chromosome 13, HanXRQr2.0-SUNRISE, whole genome shotgun sequence harbors:
- the LOC110900578 gene encoding uncharacterized protein LOC110900578, whose protein sequence is MNMMCCLLCFENNDSHEHLFFECKFSAQIWRSVRDKVNMGTVDPKWTDVTSWFLARGASKSVFNYSSRLIVAASAYFIWQERNARLFKNQTRPPDIIISLILQTVRYKLMGAKYKRMDKVKRFLELWDIHDDVMLDDAG, encoded by the coding sequence ATGAACATGATGTGCTGCTTATTGTGTTTCGAAAATAATGACTCTCACGAGCATCTGTTTTTCGAATGTAAGTTCTCGGCTCAGATTTGGCGCTCGGTTAGGGATAAGGTGAATATGGGTACGGTTGACCCGAAGTGGACTGATGTGACGAGTTGGTTCTTAGCTAGAGGTGCGTCTAAATCGGTCTTCAATTATTCAAGTCGCCTCATAGTAGCAGCTTCAGCGTATTTCATTTGGCAAGAGCGTAACGCTAGATTGTTTAAAAATCAAACGAGACCTCCAGACATTATTATCTCTTTGATTCTTCAAACAGTTCGATACAAACTTATGGGAGCGAAGTACAAGAGAATGGATAAAGTCAAACGCTTTCTAGAGCTGTGGGATATTCATGATGACGTGATGCTTGACGACGCTGGCTAG